One genomic window of Metopolophium dirhodum isolate CAU chromosome 4, ASM1992520v1, whole genome shotgun sequence includes the following:
- the LOC132943014 gene encoding structure-specific endonuclease subunit slx1 — protein MAEEIEHFYGVYLLYCLNEKSKGKTYIGYTKDPNRRIKQHNKGVKSGGARKTSLRGPWEMVLIVHGFPNDISALRFEWAWQNPKTSRRLKHIAQKSRTEKAYDYCIRILSEMLHVGPWNRLALNVRWLNMLYRRDFSDDKFPPMHMSICQGPVVCKKPVSPNDISSLDSSKSQICVLCARNCCAKSLLNCLDPDCQAVTHIQCLAKRFLGSSDHIIPIDGECPACGTRVLWGDLIRRKNGCYKNLIAAGT, from the exons atggcTGAAgaaatagaacatttttacGGAGTATACCTACTGTATTGTCTGAATGAAAAGAGCAAAGGAAAAACTTACATTGGCTACACCAAGGATCCAAATCGCCGAATAAAACAACACAACAAAGGTGTCAAAAGCGGAGGAGCCAGAAAAACCAGTCTTCGTGGGCCATG GGAAATGGTTTTGATAGTACACGGATTTCCCAACGATATATCAGCATTAAGA tttgaaTGGGCATGGCAAAATCCTAAGACATCCAGACGACTGAAACACATAGCACAAAAATCGAGAACGGAAAAAGCATATGACTATTGTATTCGCATACTTTCTGAAATGCTGCATGTAGGTCCGTGGAATCGTTTAGCTTTAAATGTCCGGTGGCTGAACATGCTTTATCGACGCGACTTCAGT GATGATAAATTTCCACCGATGCACATGTCTATATGTCAAGGACCAGTTGTATGTAAGAAACCTGTGTCACCAAATGATATTAGCTCTTTGGACAGCAGTAAAAGTCAAATATGTGTTTTGTGTGCACGTAATTGTTGTGCAAAAAGTCTACTAAATTGTTTAGATCCAGATTGTCAAGCCGTCACACATATTCAGTGTCTTGCCAAGCGGTTTTTAGGATCATCTGATCATATTATACCAATAGATGGTGAATGTCCAGCATGTGGCACCCGTGTTCTTTGGGGTGATTTAATTCGGAGAAAAAATGGatgctataaaaatttaattgccGCCggcacataa
- the LOC132943332 gene encoding phospholipase DDHD1-like — protein sequence MNNMDTNFLQTEEPVLISEDTQDESNVSNTQTNGTAITFEPLGPEKVRWFYKSDLKRWTKFDGFDSLNIEYRYRANFGNEEDVSSLNGSFNYFLGLYTVVVRGGLYEVDLSKKKCTSIFWPGEESEIFRGVWFYDGYEPYEYGEEVEREHLNLFRDDTRKVEDTEDNGKSVLRDVTIGDMHVVWYSSAEVYSFKQKTFINTKIMRSVTKKLGTYFQKSAGYKLIRSYKTDANEKDKLNDITHLVFLIHGIGHKIDNKKIIKNTSQFRDCVKWIKHKYFQGTEQRAEFFPVDWRSQCSFDGGLVEQITPLNLKNIRQILNSSAMDIMYYTSPIYGREIQNSLANELNRLHSEFVERHPHHDFKVSIMAHSLGSVISYDIITGWEPFIKRSDSSPRIHLNFELENFFCLGSPLSVFLALRQNEIFKENLNLFPMWLAKKVYNIYHPTDPVAYRFEPLVAKDYCRYKPVGIQAYGIKCDYSEVPLELIGNIDTSFEETNGTEAKAPDVKKENETFSRRISTWLNMSSSNDNKANSSNQFEVNTCPLSRNSTPVENLNHRLDYILRDSIGGSASNYLSMLYTHTSYWSNYDVAYFIYTRLFPELDKTMEDFLKPEEKIPNFDLQLEQGIEVTEDLKHSTSKL from the exons ATGAACAATATGGATACAAATTTTTTGCAAACAGAAGAACCGGTATTGATTTCTGAAGACACACAGGATGAGAGTAATGTGTCAAATACTCAAACCAACGGTACTGCAATAACATTTGAACCACTAGGCCCTGAAAAAGTCAGATGGTTTTACAAGAGTGATCTCAAAAGATGGACCAAGTTTGATGGTtttgattcattaaatatagAGTACAGGTACAGGGCGAACTTTGGCAACGAAGAGGATGTATCTAGTTTGAATGGGtcctttaattattttcttgggCTCTATACTGTTGTGGTGAGAGGAGGTCTTTACGAAGTagacttatcaaaaaaaaagtgtacatCTATATTTTGGCCTg gtGAAGAGAGTGAAATTTTTCGTGGCGTTTGGTTTTATGATGGATATGAACCATATGAATATGGAGAGGAAGTTGAAAGGGAACATCTAAATCTATTCAGAGATGATACCAGAAAAGTTGAAGACACTGAAGACAATGGAAAGTCAG TATTAAGAGATGTTACTATTGGGGACATGCATGTAGTATGGTATTCATCGGCTGAGGtgtattcatttaaacaaaaGACTTTTATCAACACAAAAATTATGAGAAGCGTTACAAAAAAATTAGGAACTTATTTccaaaaat ccGCTGGATACAAACTGATCAGATCATACAAAACTGATGCCAATGAAAAGGACAAACTGAACGATATAACTCATCTTGTATTTTTGATTCATGGAATTGgtcataaaatagataataaaaaaataataaaaaatacttcacA atTTCGTGATTGCGTCAAATGgatcaaacataaatatttccAAGGTACTGAACAGAGGGCAGAGTTTTTTCCTGTGGACTGGAGATCACAGTGTAGTTTTGATGGAG GGTTAGTTGAACAGATAAcaccattaaatttaaaaaatatacggcaaatattaaattcatccGCTATGGATATCATGTACTACACTTCTCCTATATATGGTCGGGAAATACAAAACAGTTTGGCAAACGAGCTGAATAGGCTACATTCAGAATTTGTAGAACGGCACCCACACCATGACTTTAAAGTGTCAATAATGGCACACTCTTTGGGTAGTGTAAtttcatatgatattataaccgGATGGGAACCATTT ATTAAACGAAGTGACAGCAGTCCaagaatacatttaaattttgag ttggaGAATTTCTTCTGCTTGGGTTCACCATTGTCAGTGTTTTTGGCATTACgtcaaaatgaaatattcaaaGAAAACTTAAACTTGTTCCCAATGTGGTTGGCCAAAAAAGTATATAACATTTACCATCCTACAGACCCTGTTGCCTACAG GTTTGAACCATTAGTTGCGAAAGATTATTGTCGCTACAAACCTGTCGGTATTCAGGCCTATGGTATCAAATGCGATTACTCTGAAGTTCCTTTAGAACTAATTGGAAACATAGATACTAGCTTCGAAGAGACTAATGGAACTGAAGCTAAAGCCCCAGatgtaaaaaaagaaaatgaaacaTTCAGTCGTAGAATAAGTACTTGGCTTAATATGTCAAGCAGCAATGATAATAAAGCCAATAGTTCAAATCAGTTTGAAGTTAATACGTGTCCACTATCAAGAAATAGTACGCCAGTTGAaa ATTTGAATCACCGGTTAGATTATATTTTGAGAGATAGTATCGGAGGATCGGCCAGTAATTACTTGTCAATGTTGTATACACATACGTCATATTGGTCAAACTACGATGTAGCATATTTCATTTATACTAGATTATTCCCTGAACTAGATAAGACAATGGAAGATTTTCTAAAACCTGAAGAGAAAATCCCCAATTTTGACTTACAATTAGAACAAG GTATTGAAGTGACTGAAGATTTGAAACATTCTACAAGCAAATTATGA